One stretch of Schlesneria sp. DSM 10557 DNA includes these proteins:
- a CDS encoding sigma-54-dependent transcriptional regulator, translating to MTVASTQKLRVLFVDDEQAIRDVMKIELPRMGHDVVMCEDGHAALKALDKQAFDAAIVDLRMPGLSGWDVIEHIKKVSPETEVIISTGHGDMDAAIQGIRLGAYDFLRKPWKMAEIAASLKRVAEKRTLTNKTIALESRLKAVEGSPDLIGHSPPMLRVKKLCEKIAPTDSSVLIQGETGTGKELVARRIHDLSQRANMPFVPVNCGALAENLVESELFGHGKGAYTGAEKSRKGLIEVANGGTLFLDEFGELDKSMQVKLLRFLESGEVRRVGENEAFHVDVRVVCATNRNIQKMVAEGLFREDLYFRINTFEIPLPPLRERRDDIPELARTLISRYLKRRDIPESILSAEAITVLKQHDWPGNVRELANALERALIMSDGVTIRPEDLPSHLHRYIDAPQTLPVSAAVQSSPKTLREIEMDMIYKALDKYQGDKPKAAAELGIALKTLYNKLNADQTRAAG from the coding sequence TTGACTGTTGCCTCAACACAAAAGTTGCGTGTGTTGTTCGTTGATGACGAACAAGCCATTCGCGACGTGATGAAAATTGAACTTCCTCGCATGGGACACGATGTTGTCATGTGTGAGGATGGACACGCCGCTCTGAAAGCACTCGACAAGCAGGCCTTTGATGCGGCCATCGTTGACCTGCGAATGCCAGGTCTCAGCGGATGGGATGTCATCGAACACATCAAAAAGGTCTCGCCAGAGACGGAAGTGATTATCAGCACGGGCCACGGAGATATGGATGCTGCCATTCAAGGCATCCGCCTGGGGGCCTATGACTTCCTCCGTAAACCCTGGAAAATGGCCGAAATCGCGGCCTCGCTGAAGCGTGTCGCCGAAAAGCGAACGCTCACCAACAAGACGATCGCTCTCGAAAGTCGGCTGAAAGCCGTCGAAGGCTCGCCAGATCTGATTGGCCATTCGCCTCCGATGCTGCGGGTCAAAAAGCTCTGCGAAAAGATCGCCCCCACGGACTCCAGCGTCCTGATCCAGGGCGAAACGGGGACCGGCAAGGAACTGGTGGCTCGTCGGATTCACGACCTCAGCCAGCGAGCCAACATGCCGTTCGTGCCCGTCAACTGCGGTGCACTGGCCGAGAATCTCGTCGAAAGTGAACTCTTCGGACACGGCAAAGGTGCCTACACAGGTGCCGAGAAGTCTCGAAAAGGACTGATCGAAGTCGCCAACGGGGGAACGCTGTTCCTCGACGAATTCGGGGAACTCGATAAGTCGATGCAGGTCAAGCTGCTGCGATTCCTTGAATCAGGCGAAGTCCGACGGGTGGGCGAAAACGAAGCCTTCCACGTCGACGTCCGAGTTGTCTGTGCAACGAACCGCAATATCCAGAAGATGGTTGCTGAAGGGCTCTTCCGCGAAGACCTTTACTTCCGCATCAATACATTCGAAATTCCACTGCCGCCGCTGCGCGAACGTCGGGATGATATTCCCGAACTCGCGCGGACTCTGATCTCACGCTATCTCAAACGCCGCGATATCCCCGAGTCGATTCTGTCGGCCGAGGCGATTACCGTGCTAAAGCAGCACGACTGGCCCGGGAACGTGCGAGAACTGGCGAACGCCCTGGAACGAGCGCTCATCATGTCGGATGGCGTCACCATCCGGCCCGAGGATCTTCCCTCTCACCTGCACCGGTATATCGACGCACCGCAGACGCTGCCTGTTTCGGCCGCGGTCCAGTCCTCGCCGAAAACCCTGCGGGAAATCGAGATGGACATGATCTACAAGGCGCTCGACAAGTACCAGGGAGACAAGCCGAAGGCAGCTGCTGAACTCGGTATCGCCCTGAAGACGTTGTACAACAAGCTGAACGCCGACCAGACGCGAGCGGCAGGCTGA
- the ispD gene encoding 2-C-methyl-D-erythritol 4-phosphate cytidylyltransferase, which yields MPKFAVILPAAGKSSRFSKQRRKVFVELKGRPVWVRTAEQFVNRGDVVQTIIVVSPEDLESFKEKFRANLAFMDIEVVTGGAERADSVERGLARVRADVDFVAVHDAARPLIVKQWIDEVFAAAEKHDAAILANPVTSTLKRVGEDHSIQQTVSRAHLWAAQTPQVFRRQLLLDAYAQRGSYQPTDEAELVERFGATVKVVPGSPLNLKITTQDDFHIAEHLLDALPKDKRIGFLHPFEDEPRG from the coding sequence ATGCCCAAATTTGCTGTGATTCTGCCCGCTGCCGGGAAAAGCAGCCGGTTCTCAAAACAGCGCAGAAAGGTTTTTGTCGAGCTGAAAGGTCGCCCTGTCTGGGTGCGGACGGCCGAACAGTTTGTGAACCGCGGCGACGTCGTTCAAACGATCATTGTCGTTTCCCCTGAGGATCTCGAATCATTCAAAGAGAAGTTTCGCGCTAACCTGGCGTTCATGGACATCGAGGTCGTAACGGGGGGAGCCGAGCGGGCTGACTCAGTCGAGCGCGGGCTGGCTCGGGTACGGGCCGATGTGGATTTCGTCGCGGTCCACGATGCGGCCAGACCATTGATTGTCAAACAGTGGATTGACGAAGTCTTCGCCGCCGCTGAAAAGCATGACGCGGCAATACTCGCAAACCCCGTGACCAGTACGCTGAAGCGGGTCGGTGAAGATCACAGTATCCAGCAGACAGTGTCGCGTGCTCATCTCTGGGCAGCACAGACCCCGCAGGTGTTTCGGCGTCAACTTTTGCTCGACGCCTACGCTCAACGTGGCTCGTATCAGCCGACAGACGAGGCGGAATTAGTAGAGCGGTTCGGAGCGACAGTCAAAGTCGTGCCGGGGTCACCTCTGAACCTGAAAATCACCACACAGGACGACTTCCACATCGCTGAACATCTGCTGGATGCGTTGCCCAAAGACAAGCGAATCGGTTTCCTGCATCCTTTCGAGGATGAACCACGGGGCTGA
- a CDS encoding glycosyltransferase produces the protein MTSLKLPQVVELPKVRKVLLTTFGSYGDLHPYLAMARALKSRGDEVSIATHPEYRDQVERLGVRFVPMKPGFEELGPDDEWAAKANHSIHGSEFIIRVLIMPYLEASYETIKSEAATHDLIISHVLTFAAPIMAEELRIPWISTALQPSIFFSAYDPPALGFLTILPRLKFLGPRFMRGLLDLMAKATIPWQKPIGALRARIGLPASTVNMLTEGFSPYGTLALFPRSFASAKPDWPGNVHHVGFPLFDEETTRDISEGLRRFLDAGDAPVVFTLGSAVVRMQTNYYEVAYQAVKKLGMRAVLLVGKNPHRVPAAAMSDPNVHVSDYEPFSGLFPRAEIVVHQCGVGTTSQALASGRPQILVPFAHDQPDNARRVAELGCGVVVSSRRLSVSRLVAALRRLKDSPRFAEQARQVVDQLELPDFNQRLFAAVDSILSEPVETSAAHKVDI, from the coding sequence GTGACTTCCCTCAAACTTCCTCAAGTCGTCGAGTTGCCTAAAGTGCGCAAAGTACTGCTGACCACATTCGGGTCCTACGGTGATCTGCACCCCTATCTGGCGATGGCGAGAGCGCTCAAAAGCCGGGGTGACGAAGTATCGATCGCGACGCATCCGGAGTACCGGGATCAGGTGGAGCGACTTGGGGTTCGATTCGTGCCGATGAAACCGGGGTTTGAGGAATTGGGGCCCGATGACGAGTGGGCGGCGAAAGCCAATCATTCGATTCATGGGTCGGAATTCATCATTCGCGTGCTGATCATGCCCTATCTGGAGGCCAGCTATGAGACGATTAAGTCGGAAGCGGCGACGCATGACCTGATCATCAGTCATGTCCTTACCTTTGCCGCGCCGATCATGGCCGAAGAGTTGCGGATTCCCTGGATATCGACCGCGCTGCAGCCATCCATTTTCTTTTCTGCATACGATCCCCCCGCACTCGGTTTTCTGACGATTCTTCCTCGTCTCAAGTTTCTCGGTCCGCGTTTCATGCGCGGGTTGCTGGACCTGATGGCGAAAGCGACGATCCCCTGGCAGAAGCCGATCGGAGCCCTGCGCGCACGGATCGGGCTGCCAGCTTCGACCGTCAATATGCTGACGGAGGGGTTTTCGCCTTATGGCACACTGGCGTTGTTCCCTCGCTCGTTCGCCTCGGCAAAGCCGGACTGGCCCGGGAACGTGCATCACGTCGGGTTTCCTCTGTTTGATGAAGAGACGACCCGCGACATCTCCGAGGGGCTGAGACGATTTCTCGACGCGGGGGATGCTCCTGTCGTGTTCACGCTGGGGTCAGCGGTCGTGCGGATGCAGACAAACTATTATGAAGTGGCCTATCAGGCGGTGAAGAAGCTGGGGATGCGGGCTGTCCTGCTGGTCGGAAAAAATCCGCATCGCGTTCCCGCCGCAGCGATGTCGGATCCGAACGTACACGTTTCGGATTATGAACCTTTTTCAGGGTTGTTTCCTCGGGCAGAGATCGTCGTCCATCAGTGTGGAGTGGGGACGACCAGTCAGGCACTGGCCTCGGGACGTCCCCAGATTCTGGTTCCGTTTGCTCATGACCAGCCGGATAATGCCCGTCGGGTCGCCGAACTGGGGTGTGGTGTCGTGGTTTCTTCGCGTCGCCTGAGTGTGTCTCGACTCGTGGCGGCTCTCCGACGCCTGAAGGACTCACCCCGATTCGCGGAGCAAGCCCGGCAAGTCGTCGATCAACTCGAGCTTCCCGACTTCAATCAGCGGCTTTTCGCCGCCGTCGACTCGATCCTTTCCGAACCGGTGGAGACATCGGCGGCGCACAAGGTCGATATTTAA